aaagttggaggctgtgcaggagcgctgaagccaggtgttgaggccgagcagtctggagaagcgttcagcgcccctggagaaggtcggcaaaggtccagagataaaaaccgaccttcaacagctctccaacaggttaaaaaggtttttaaaatcctgcttggtgacctcCGACTGCCGCCGGGCCGTGTCGTTAGTCCCAGCGTGCACGATGACCcggcggacagtggaggggagggactgcaggagctccgggagaTCATGGAGGATCGTGGGGACAGTAGTACCAGGAACACACCGCGTGATGGCCTTAAAAAAGCgaatattcctgatgctactgtccccaaccaGGAGTGATGTGGGGGAAAAAGGGGACGGGGCGCCTGCGGCGCGATGATGTCGGTGTCCGGGGCTGGGGAGCGCTCCGCCGGTGAAGCGGCGCCACCGGCAGCAACCTCGCTgctggagcggtggtcctggccctggtcctgatTACGGTTCTCCCcggagtggtggtggtggctccCGGAATGCCACCTCACCACCTCCCTGACCAGTCTCAGGCGGGGAGCGGAGGCCGCGGACCGGGGCGATCGCCGCCGAGGGAATATAGGAGAAtataatttcttttcttttttctacagTTTCCTGTCTGGTTCCAGCAGTCCTTACCTTCTGTtttacaggaagagaaaaggtgagaatcaaaatcttttttttttttttttatgacaaattattttgttttgtaacTGATGGGATCAAACTGTTGgacattttctttgaattaCAGCCCAAGTTCTTAAAAGGTAAAGACATGAATTCATTCACAAAAGGTGTTGGAAGAAGGTTGAAATATGCTCTGTATTTAACAGCAGGACAAACAAATGGTCTGAAAGATACTAAATTTAATGGACTTTCACCAACCTGAAAACCTGCATCTGGAAGTTGTGGAACAATATCACAGAGTCTAATTAACTCTCTGGTTCTTACCTTTTCCCATACATTTACACAATTCTAACACTGCTGTGTCACAACTTTTGAAGTATGTGTCCTTATCAAATTCAACATTAAACATTAACTAAAATCCTTGCCAATAACATAAAGGTTGTCAGGTCAACTTTTTGAAGCTGAAGTTCTAATTGATTCTTTGTGTGCTGCAGATGCAAACATCAGAGGCCCGTCGACCAACAGCTCTACTCGTGAGAACATTGACCAGAATCAGCACaatacacaaagaaaaagagcacGGAAAAACAGTACAGTTAAAACGAGTGTAATCTCCCACAGCTCCTCTACCACAAGAGATGAAAGCCAAAACCAGAACGATCTCAGAAACACTGCATCTGTGTCAAAGAATGAGAAAAGGCAAAGTGGGCAGAATCAGATGAAGCACCATGATACAaggaaagacagaagaaaaaaagataaaaatgaagGAAACCAGGTGAAGCTGGAAATATcacaaaaacaaggaaatgagCAAAAGAAGTCCTGTCTTTCAAGCATGGTCAAATATTTGCAAGGACCTCAGCGTATCTTCTCCAGGAAAAAACTACTGGTCATGATATTGATcgttctttttgtgtttttcattcatgGGGGAAGTTGGTTGAATGATGAAGTCAGACCCTGGTTGAGACAGGCAGCCAGAGGGGAAGGAACGAGTCCAGTAGATGTGGAGGGAGAAGAAAcaagcagaacagcagcagatgtgaaAGTTCAGGGCAGAAGAAGTTCAGAAGATTAAGTTAAGAGAaggagaggtgaggagagaaTGAAGAGAGGAGATGATGAGAGTCTCATTCACAAACCAACAGATGAGAAGGTGAACAGATTAGACATTAAAAACAGCCCAAAACACAGTTCTTTGGAATTTTTTACTCCAAACcagtgggaggagaggagagagatcaGGACAGGTGATGAACCAGAACAAACCAGAGAAAACCCTCAAAGACACAGCAGTCAGACTGTAGAGGGTCAGGATAAAATACAGACTGGGGGTCATTTGAAATGAATGTCATAGGGGAATCTGAAAGAACAGAGGAGTCGAAACATGAAgagcaaacaaaataaagattCTTCAGTAAAAGAAACGTCACTGAGCAAAGAACCAATTAAGAACCAAATAAAACCATTCAGTGAGGGAAACACAGACGGTCATCAAATCAAAGAGAAGTCTGAATTACATCCAGTGAATGCAGGAAGAGGGGAAAGGCGTCATCCTTCCCCGTTTGATGAGAACCAAGacaaaagaaacagcagaacaagGAAAGGATGAAGAGGAAAGTGCTTCAGCTGCAGCCGATGTGGATTCTTCGACTGAGAGTTTTAAAACGTGACCCTGTGTGATTCAGCCGTCAGTGAGGTTCAGCCAGATGTCAGTGCAGATGCAGGAAACACCAGACGACACATCAATGTAACTGAAGAACATGAGACAACAATGACGAAGTGTCTGATCCTCAAAATACAAGAGAAAACGGGGACGAGGTGTAAACGAAGTAAGAAAACTCATCAGCTGCTCTTTCATCGTGGTTTTTTTACCCAGAAGATAAAACACAAGTTTGAATAATTCAGCTTGAGACTTGAATTAAACTTTgactttatttctttgttttacatGAAGTTCATTGAAGATTTGTTGCataatgtgttttctttgtcattcCTATTTGATGATCAGAGATATGAAAAGTGAAGTTGTCCAgagttgctgttttgtgtgtctctCATGTGTGTTAACATTAGAAACAGCTCAGTGTTGTTTTGCTGGCAGTGACTCTTGATGTTGTGCCCTCACCTCACAGTTTAACTCTTTAGATTATTCTCCACCAAGTGGAAAGTAGCACAAAAGTCTCGACTTGTTCAAAGTGCTTCAGCTATAAAACTATAGCCCACCACACTCAGCAATAAAGATACTGTAACTGGATCAATAATTAACAGTTTAACAATAGTTAAAAACTAACCACAGCATATTTGAATAACTGTTTGAATACTGCTCTTTGCTTTGGTTTTAATTGGCTCAAATCTAATCAAAATtgctgaacttaaaaaaaagaaataaacaacaacaagctgtCCGCTCTCCAGCACTTCAGAGGAAATTAGAAATACTGAAAGTCAGAGGATTTCTTTCAAGTGTCAGGcaaactgaaagaaacaatCAGTCAGATAAGTTGCTGTtgacccagcagcagcttcaaggTTCATTGCTGCTGACTCCAAAATCAAGACACAAGCATCTCTTTTCATCAATAAACTGTCGATAGAAGAACGACCTCAAGCAATTGAAATACTGCTCTCTAAAACCCAACCTGTCGACCACACCAGTCTGTCACTTCACGTATGGCTTCCACACTGATTCAGTTTAGCTGTCTTAATTTGCTGTGAAGTTTTCTGGTTCTGTTGTTCATCAACAGATAGTGAGAGGATCGATAGAAGCCTGcacatgtttttctcctgctcttGATACCTGCACCATTCTAATGTTTTATGTTAATTGTTTTATGCCATTTGTTTTTAGGGATTTTATCATTGTTCGTCTGCAACTTTGTGTTTGCTGCTTCCGACATGTCCCTCTtgaaaatgagaccctgggtctaAAAGGGGCTCACCTGTATGAATAAAGGTTCAGtagaataatgaaataaaatcagctACTTTGGCAAAAATAGCACAAACTCAGTTTTGATTTTAACccaactaaatgaaataaacaactAAAACctttaaatatcatgaaaataTGATGACGCTAATGAACTTAGTGTAAAGTGCATTTTGCTATTCTGTGCTTGCTCTGTTCTTTATATGTGTATCATATTTAACATTACCAGTCACCAGCGCGAATGTGGAACACACATTGACATTGTCATCAATAAGAGCAAAGTACTGAAAGATTTCCATggatgaaggagaggaagatggcGCTATAAGACATGAGGCCACATGACTGTAAATAGTTCAGAAATACTTTGGAGACTGACATGTTCAAActgttggaggttttttttacattggaCATTTTGAATTCTGGACATTTCATTTTGGCTGCGGTGGATTTTCGGATGGACTGGAAACATTTTTTGTCTGGAACTGATTCAAACTCAAAACTGGTGCATGAAAACATCATAAGTTGTTCAAATATTCAGTATTTCTGATGACTTAGGCTGAGCTTGTCATCGATGCTGGCCTTTTTCTTAAATGTGGTTGCTTTAATTGCTGTCTGTGTTGCGGACGGCCGTGTCTGCTTTCTGCATTAACCGCCATGTTGTTTGTACACTTGTTTGCTGTCCTGTCTGGGTTGATCATGTATGACTTGATGATGCAGATTATTAAGATTGTTCCACAGTCGCTGAATGTCATTGACCTTCTGTCCTTTGCTTCCCACCCTGGTTTAGTCTGCTTCACCTTTTCTGAGCAAATAACTGGAAAAGTCCAtgacgctgtccatggtgctgaactagCTCCATTTTCCATTAACGCTACTAATTGATCAGTTGTGTCATGACAGACTGTCACTGCACAGTGTCTAATGTTGGATTTACTTTGTTTTACATAAGATCTGGGTGTTTATGAAGCACATTGAGTCTCCTTGTTGATGgatgattttatttcatattttgatgGTTCATAGTGTCAGACTCTATTTTCATTTTGGAGTATAAACAAGTTCATTTTGTCACTTTTTGACAGCTGCCAAATACATATTTGATCCAGATCAGATCCGTAGTGTGAATTGTGCACAAGAGAAATAGCCAATAGGTTGTAAGGAGCCATTACAAGTCCCTGCCCCCTCTTCAATGTGACACACTCCACACCTCGCTGCTTCCGTAGAGACACACTCCCCCAAGGGAGGCTACcgcctcacttttttttttttttttttacaacaaacTATGTAGCAGACAGTATAAATGGGAGTGTCTCATTTGATCTCAGGTTTGTTTTACACAAAGGTTTCTAATCTATTCAGTGGAGTGAGACTCTGTTCAGAAGAAATGATGCTACCTTGAATACCTTGAATACATCACTGCAGAAGCGAAAGAGAAACTTGACAGGaggctagtgtgtgtgtgtgtgtgtgtgtgtgtgtgtgtgtgtgtgtgtgtgtgtgtgtgtgtgtgtgtgtgtgtgtgtgtgtcatcagacAAAAGCGAGTTCATTTTTCCAACTGCATTTGCTTCGGCAGAATTTCAGAAAATGCTGGAGAAATAAGTGTGAAGTTGAGTCTGTTCAATGATCGATAATGTCTAAAGGGAAGAACAAGAAACAAGCACATGACTCAAGCGCCACTAAAGGTAAGAGATGAATTAAACACTCCTGAAATATCATACAGATGTGTTATGATGTATTTTTTCCACTCAGATAATCAGTTCTATGGCCTCAGAAACCAAGGATCAACATGTTACTTGAACAGCGTGCTGCAGGTGCTGTTCATGACTGAAGAGTTCAGAGAAGCTGTGAAAAGGTTTGTGACCAAGGTTGTATGATCATGTATAATAATGTGAGGAGCGTGTATGATAGGATgcagtgtgtctgtctctgatcACTTGGTCTTCACTGTGACAGGCACACTGAGggcaacagcaacacaacacacattgacagacagctgtcagagctgtttGATGAGTTAAAGAAAGGCCCAGCAGAGACCATCGGAATCACACACAAGCTGGGAATTCACTCAGGTACAGTGTGACAGTGTTTTAGATTGAATGGCTTGGTTACACTGCATCTGTGGAAAAATAGTCAAATGATTATTAAACAATCTGAGAAAAAGTGATTCTATAGTTCTGCTAAGCTTTGATAAGCTGCTGTTGAATCACTCCTATTTCCATTTGTTAGAGAATTACTCCCTCACAGTTTGTGGACCTGACTgatccatttgattaaaaaaaaagagagagagagagaggaaaaaaatgtcatttataaACTCATAAAACGTGTCCAATTGTTAATTACTGAAACAAATTCCAGAAGCTTCTTGAAAATAAGAACCTCCATGATATAAAATGCTGGTGAATAATAACATGCAGCCGctgaaatccagttcatccacttttaatttttaaatatgTGGTCGTGATCCACTAACATAATTCCTCTCCTTTCTTCAGTGAATAAACCAAGTGATGCAGCAGAACACTTTGAGAAGATTTTGGAGCTCACCAGTCCCGAGGCGTCAAAGGTAAGAGTGACGGAAACTCCTAAGTTTGATGAAAACTCATTTTTCATCAGCGTGTCAGTCACAGTTTATTTGTGCTTTCAGATATTTCAAGGAAATCTGGTCCACACAACAGAGTGTCTTAAATGTCACAACAGAACTTGTGAAGAGGGGAAATTCTggcatcttcctcttccactGGAGGATTCCTGCACTCAAAGCTACAGTGTGGTAAGATCAgattagatcagatcagatcagatcagatcagcttAAAAGCAAGTTCCTTTGGCAGCATGTGACAGAAACACACGCATGTAGTCAAGTGACATAGAAATGCGTGGGAATGGAATGTAGCCTTAAACTATTGTCACACCTCATTGTCTTGTTCTGCCAGTTTGTAAGGCTGAAACAGACTTCAACTTCTTGTCACACACCTTGATTATACAGTCCAATAAACCagcttgaaaaacaaaaatataaaaaaaaatctatcaaatTATTAGATCAAGGTTTCGTGCAGGCTTAAAAAGAGTTTTCACAGTGAGTGAATTCATTGTTAAAACCACTTGACAATCAGATGTGTGTTGAGATtaatccatcagtccatccagttTATTGAAGACTCATGCAtgttcagggagaacatgcaaacatcttATAAAGACCAACTCAGATCTGAAAGTCCTACCTTGACTTCTTTAGGTATTTGTATGGAACAGCAACTATAAAAAGGtcagatttttctttaataGGTCCCTTAATATGTCATTTTCTTGTTTCCAGGAGAAAGGTGTTGCAGAATTTTTCCAGACTTGTGAGTTAAAAGGAGAAAACCAGCTGTACTGTAACGACTGTAGTGAGAAATGGGACGCTACTATTGTGAGTGAAGAAAAACCCTGTTTCTAATTCATATTCACTCTCTGGAGATCTGTGGATACGTGGAAAGGTTGATAGTGCTTTAACAAAATTAAAACctgactgttttctttcagGAATGTGAAATGAAGCATCATCCAGACATTTtgacgctgctgctgaagaggtTTCAGTTCGACTATCACTACATGTCATACACCAAAAACAACTGTGCTGTGGATGTCCCATACACCCTGGAAGTTCCACAGGTAGTGGAAATAAGCAACTGTATGATTCATATTTTGCTCATTGATCAtggttttaatgactttttgtgtctttcttgTGATCAGGGTCAGATCTATGATCTGTATGCGTTTGTAGAACATGTTGTCAGTTTGAAAAGTGGACACTACACAGCCACAGCCAAGTCTCAGGACGGCAGAGGAGCCAGATGGTACAACTTCAATGATTCAAGAGTTGAGCAGGTAAGACTGGTCACAAAATAATCATCCACAATGCAAAACACCTTGTTGCAGAGTCATGTGTTGAAGAGCATAGATCCATTCAGCATGATGTGAagcattttccattttcatcaacagcttaatcaaaacctttttaatgaaaacaacatgaaaaagtaagagtttttaagtttttatccTTGCTTTTTCTGTTATGTGCCCTCAAGGGAATACAGGGGAATATAgaatttctttttatctttttacagttttctgtcTGGTTCCAGCAGTCCTTACCTTCTGttttacaggaagaaaaaaggtAAGAATCAAGCTCTATTGGCATGGAAAATTTTGTAACTGATGGGATCAAactgtttgacattttctttgaaTAACAGCCCAAGTTCTTAAAAGGTAAAGACATTAATTTATTCACAAACTATGTTGGAAGAAGGTTAAAATATAAAAGCACACTGTCTCTGGATTTGACAACAGAACCAAATGAATTATCTGACTGATAAATAGATTTTCACCACTCTGAAAAACTCTGTCTGAAAGTTGTGGATCAATATTGGAGAGTCTAATTAACTCTGTGGTTcttgttgtcatttttattactattagtagtagtagtagtattttattttattttattttattttattttattttattttattttattttattattattaactacGTATAACATTGCTGTGTTGCAACTTTTGAAGAAAAGGATAACATGTCCTGCCTTCAacacctgctgtgttttctatAATGTATTGTGGATGAATTACTGCTTGATAAGATTTGACAATCACTGCGTcttgttttccttgtttcagTCATTGTCAGGTCAACTTCTTGAAGCTGGAGTTCTAATTaattctctgtgtttgctgcaTATGTTGATCCAGACATGAGGGAACGGTCGACCAACAGCTCTGCTCGTGAGAGAGACGACCAGAGTGGAGATGCTgtgaggagaggtggaggtggaagtGCTGTGGGAGCAGACGACGCTGCAGCGGCTGATTCcaccagcagagaggaagaaccgcCAGTCAAACGAAGAGTCAGTGACACGTCCTGTTCAGCAGGGGGGTTAAGAGATCCCTGCAGTACCGAGGTCCAGGACGACAGAGTttctgtccagcagagcaggCAGAGTCATCAGACTACTGAGAGTAGAGATGACAAGAGATGTGAAAACGTTCATCGTTCAACGTTCATACAGCAAGAACCAGCGAGGAAGGAGAAGATGAgagacaaagaggaagaaaagaaagcagcaaCAAATGTAGAAAAGcagggaagagagaaaaaacagtttaatacgGAAAGTTCTTTTCAAAACAGTGTCAAATACACAGAATTAGATGTAACTGTAAAGAGCATATCAGATCATGTTATTGAACAGCAAGAAATGGAAGAAAGGATTGCAACGCCAAACCAGAAAAGAGAGACGTCAAGTGGTGGCGGTGAAGAGAAAGAGCACAGAA
The nucleotide sequence above comes from Salarias fasciatus chromosome 3, fSalaFa1.1, whole genome shotgun sequence. Encoded proteins:
- the LOC115383636 gene encoding ubiquitin carboxyl-terminal hydrolase 47-like gives rise to the protein MSKGKNKKQAHDSSATKDNQFYGLRNQGSTCYLNSVLQVLFMTEEFREAVKRHTEGNSNTTHIDRQLSELFDELKKGPAETIGITHKLGIHSVNKPSDAAEHFEKILELTSPEASKIFQGNLVHTTECLKCHNRTCEEGKFWHLPLPLEDSCTQSYSVEKGVAEFFQTCELKGENQLYCNDCSEKWDATIECEMKHHPDILTLLLKRFQFDYHYMSYTKNNCAVDVPYTLEVPQGQIYDLYAFVEHVVSLKSGHYTATAKSQDGRGARWYNFNDSRVEQLNQNLFNENNMKNFLSGSSSPYLLFYRKKKDMRERSTNSSARERDDQSGDAVRRGGGGSAVGADDAAAADSTSREEEPPVKRRVSDTSCSAGGLRDPCSTEVQDDRVSVQQSRQSHQTTESRDDKRCENVHRSTFIQQEPARKEKMRDKEEEKKAATNVEKQGREKKQFNTESSFQNSVKYTELDVTVKSISDHVIEQQEMEERIATPNQKRETSSGGGEEKEHRTKGKRKTGKVAPGSDELNRSHEGRQVYSRQKANREVKTSQHVAVSEEGFTAIPSSSSSTRKKKRKESQNQNDRTSTASVLKNEKEERLFRRQRDKNKEEQVKEQTQKPKQKKKTGCWSCCISSEVND